TCCATGGGCACCACTGAGACCTTCTTCTTGTCTGCCATGGCCTTTGACAGGTACCTTGCTATCTGCAGGCCCCTGCGCTACCCCACTGTCATGACAGTTCAGCGCTGCATCAGAATGGGAGCCTgctgctggctgtgtggcttctcctgttttctcctcCCAGTTTATCTCATCTCCCAGCTTCCTTTTTGTGGCCTCAATACTATTGATCACTTTTTATGTGACCCAGGACCCCTTATGAAGCTGTCCTGTGTGCCAGCTCCTGCCACTGAGATCACCTGTGCTGTCTTTAACTCAGTCCTAATTTTCTCCACTTTCGTGTTCATTACCAGCTCCTACACCCTGGTGATCAGAGCGGTACTGAGGGTCCCCTCAGCACAAGGCTGGCGTAAAGCCTTCTCCACATGTGGCTCCCATCTGGCTGTGGTGTCCCTGTTCTATGGCTCCATCATGGTGATGTATGTGAGCCCAACAGCCGGCAATCCAGCAGGGATTCAGAAAATTGTGACCTTATTTTATTCTGTGATGACGCCACTTTTCAATCCCTTGATCTACAGCCTCCGGAATAAAGAGATGAAAGAGGTCCTGAGAAGACTGTTTAGGATCATGATATCTGGTCAAGGACAGCCTCTCAAACACTAGAATCCAAATATATGTAGGACATATAGTGATAAAAAATTATAGGAGGTTTGGTTTTAAGTAAATTCCTATAGTCCCTGGAATATTTGCAGGGATGCATCTCAATGAAGCAAATAGCAAATAAGACCTTACCAGAAAGTGCATAGATCTTGTATACTAGGCTTTATTATATTCATGTCTCTTTTCTTGTCTGCATGGGAACAGGAAAATGCCAGACATTCTCAagcatttttcaagaaaaaacaatatataaCCCAGATGTCAACCGCTCAGTTTCTATCTTTTgcaaatttcacacacacacacacacacacacacacacacacacacacacacccccatacaAGCAGGGTCATGTGTGCTTCCCTCCTCTCACTCCTAATCTACCTGCTGTCTTATTTTGATCACATCAGTCTGCATGGGAGACTCATGCCCTTCAACATTTTATCCAGAATCAAAGTCATTCTAGCTTTGTGTAGGTTTCTAAACTTGACTGTAGGGTGGGGTTGAGAATGACCACCGTGCTGAACACCCAATCACTTTCTCATATTATACCTCATGctgcctctttctcttcatttctcatCCTCTCCCTACCACCCACACGAGTGACCAGAACATCTCTCCCTTCCTTATTCAGAATAATTTTGTCCATATGTGGGACCTTTGGGGTTTGAGATTCGTCCTCAAGTGCTTATAGAAAAACTTCTTCTTAGCAAAACCAATTTTTGAACAGGATCTTGTGAAAATAGTTTTCTCCAACTGGTTACTGTTTGGGTTCTTTTAGGGTGATGCAATTTGATATATTCCTTCCTTATTATTAGTACCACCCAGGAAAACTcaatacaaaagaataaatatactgaaacaaaacagaaataagatcTCTATTGGAAATACGATtacctggcaaaaaaaaaaaaacctaatgaaGCAATAATAActtgtattttaaatgctttatgatttttttcaaagtgcttttctCCCTGTATGTATTAGAATGAAAATTAGCCATGCAGAGAGGATAATGTGTGTGAGTCTGAGGACAGAAATAAGATAGTATAGCCAATGTCTGGAATGAGGTATATTACTCTCCAGTTAATCTTCAAAGTGCCCTGAAATCATCTTATTCcatctaagaaaataattcttacttTGAGAGGGCACAATCTTATCTACTAATGAAATTGCACCCAGTTCCACAGGAGCACAAAAAAAGACCAGATTCACTAGTCTATCTTCGTTTTAGCTACgcaagggaaataaaagtcaGGCTCTACATAAAGTAATAGTATGACTTAGTTTAAAGCTTGAGTGCAAGGCTATTCTGCAAAGCCCTTTGCGTAAATCACAAAGCAGCAGCTCCTCAGCATAGGTCTGAATCAGAAGTTCTTTTATGTCCCACTTCCTCTGGGGAAACTCTCACACACATCAAGGGGCACATTTCTGCTCCCAGGGCACAGGCTGGGTGGCAGGCACCACTTTCTCTTTTGGACAGGCTCCCTTATGCCAGGAACAACCTGCAGACCCTTACACAGTATCCCTCAAtagaggagagaggaagtgagCATGCAGCCTTCCTCATCTTCTCTCATTAGAAGTACTGAATAAAAGGGGGGAGGCAACTGTTTAATCCTCCAATTCTCccaaaagaaagagggagaagttAGGGATTAAAAGACAGCCCATTAATACTCATCAGTTATCTCCTGAACTGAAACTCAGAAATCTTCTCATCCCAGTACTTATTTCTTTGCCTATGTTTTTACCAAGTGCTAGCAGATATTTTTCATGATGTGagttttcacaaaaataatttcaaaaaacgattaaaagcagtaagaaactttaaaatggtGGCCTCAtgcaaagtaaaaatataaaaaataataatcagaaagaatgtaatggaaagaaaatgccattcataataacaacaaaatgtaGTACACCTCTAAATAAACTCACCAAAAATCTGTGAAGTGTATACAAGGAAAACCGCAAATACTTAActttaaacaggaaaagaaaatgaataaatggagataCCTACCATGTTTCTATATGTAATGAGTAAATGATGTAAATCTGTCATTTTATCCCAAATAAATTTAtagatttaaggaaaataaaataatgataataacattaAGGTCATACATGTCCAAATGTTCAGTTATTAGAGATTAAGTGAATTATCATATGTTCAAATTACAGAATATTGTACAGATATCAAACAGATAttcaaaatcatattttgaaatataactgaTGAGTtgggaaaatgttaacaatatAATGCTGcttaatctttttttccaaaatagaaaagacTTACATAAGTGTTTCCAAACttattttgtaattaagaaaatacaggaaGGAATTACATAGAAAATTTCACAGTTGCAATCTTTTAGTAAAATTATAGGTGATTTTGCTCTGCTTCTTGATATGTTTTACAAATTTACTATGATAagcttgtcattttcttcttaccaaattttttttaaaatgttaactcaaAAATATCAACTTGACAGTGTTAAAGAAGATGTATTCTTTATATCTAATTCTCTCAGAGTGAAATGGGGGGATCTTGCTTCAGGAAGTGAAGCAAAATGGGACTCTGGCCTGGAGTCTCGGTGCTACTAGCTGAAGCAGCCACTGGTGAACTTTCAGCAGCAAAATCTGGAAAGAACTTGGATGATAGACCCCGTCCTCAAAACTAAAACTGGCTCAGAACTGATATACCTtcaagaacaaaataaagcataCATAAAATGCACAGATACACAAGCAAACTTTTTATATCttgtatttcctataaatgtTCTTGGAGATTTTACTTGCTGCCTAGAGCTCATTTAGGACACAAGTGCTGCATGTGTAGTTTTTGAGACATCGTCAGTGTCCTTTTAATAGCACAGTGGCTTAAACTAATCACATAAATAGACTTAAGTATGACAGAAGTTTCCGCTTCTTGGTTTTGGGCGCTCTCCTCCAACCTGTCCTCCTTTATATAATCTGCATTTTCTCTTATCTATCTCAATTCCTCAAGCTTCCTCACAGAAAGTCAGCCCTGGAGAATAATCTGAAATTGTAAATAAATTACACAGTCACCAGTAAATAAGTTGTTAAGACCATTATAGTATGTACACATGATAGAATGTCTTACCAGTAAGAAGATAGTTTTAAAGACTGTCCCAAAATATGAGTAAAGACTTAAGAGATGctattaagtgagaaaaataagattCAAAATTGTTATAGTATAAttagaaaagaattagaaatgaaaaaaatggggaaTATGCAGTAAGGTATTAATAACAATTTGACTTAGGTGGACTAGTGGTGCCATTAATTTAACagggaagaataaatctgactccatgttagatctcttcctttagctctaacccagAGCTCCCAtttcctgtgctcagtcatgctggttcttcACCTTTTGCAaaggaatgttgcctatagcctgaaatatacaggataacCCATTCTCAAGCTTCtaacctttaagggtataacacttttccattcatgtaaagataaaaagttgcagaacagagaataacattcgtgttgttggaggtttacaggaacatcatgacctgacctacctacatggacagctgaaagaacaaaggattttgaCACTAAGAAGTTTGAAACAACCAACTACACCCTCtcccttttttagtataaaaggagcctgaattctgacttgggtaagatggttctccaggacattagtctgccatcttctctgtctgctggctttccgtataaaatcattattcctggccccaacaccttgtctctcgatttattggcttgtcatgcagtgagcagagtgagtttggactcggcaacattaatactgttttctatatttctgtatttgCCAATTTTCTGACATAGTGTAAATGCAAAGAGCAAATAACTATCAGTGGTACACAACTTAAAATGATTAACACTTGTATGTGCAAAAGGCACTAATGGTGTTATTTCTGGGAATACAGTGCATAGAAGAGGTATTTTGAGAGATTTGGTCTGGTGAGTCTCAGGCCTTTGAAACTGTCTCCCTAAAACAGTCTCCTCCTCAAGAGTAGTCAGTATCAGCCCTGTGTGggggaaattgacacaacttgtGTATTTCAATAAGCTGTTTCCTCAATAGTTGTGTCATTAGCTTTCTCTGTATCATTCAAAGCCACTCTATTTATGCATCCAGGAACTTTTCCTGATTTTCCTCTTGATTTTCATTACATAACACAAGCTGCCTGAGACTGTCTTTAACAGTTTAGGCACAAATGAATGATATTATTGACCCAGAACTACATCCCACCCTAGAAACCAACTTCTGTTCACATTGTTATTATAGGAACTCCCTGAGCTATGGCTTAATATTGATAAAATGCACACTATCTCCC
This is a stretch of genomic DNA from Camelus ferus isolate YT-003-E chromosome 6, BCGSAC_Cfer_1.0, whole genome shotgun sequence. It encodes these proteins:
- the LOC102505836 gene encoding olfactory receptor 11H6, whose product is MGPKGSVDVLGEKIVNNAGRNNHSDPVSEFILLGFPCTWETQILLFAFFSVIYVLTLIGNLSIICAVWWDHHLHTPMYTLLANFSFLEMWYVTSTVPSMLASFLSETKTISFMGCFLQFYFFFSMGTTETFFLSAMAFDRYLAICRPLRYPTVMTVQRCIRMGACCWLCGFSCFLLPVYLISQLPFCGLNTIDHFLCDPGPLMKLSCVPAPATEITCAVFNSVLIFSTFVFITSSYTLVIRAVLRVPSAQGWRKAFSTCGSHLAVVSLFYGSIMVMYVSPTAGNPAGIQKIVTLFYSVMTPLFNPLIYSLRNKEMKEVLRRLFRIMISGQGQPLKH